A stretch of Edaphobacter lichenicola DNA encodes these proteins:
- a CDS encoding FAD-containing oxidoreductase, whose translation MRQDFDAIIIGAGQAGPSLAGRLTQAGWKVAFVERKLFGGTCVNVGCTPTKAMVASAHAAHIARRGNDFGVVRHEPVSVDMKKVLARKNAIVMKSRTGVESWLRGMERCTVFTGTARFESPNEIRVGEEVLHAKNIFLNVGARPAVPNMPGVGDVPFLTSTTILDLDELPQHLIVIGGSYVGLEFAQMYRRFGAEVTVVERKSRLVPNEDEDISSGVREILQSEGIQLRLDANCIQLENNGGEVAVGLDCLEGHPKVVGTRILLAVGRQPNTDDLGLSAAGVQTDERGYITVDDELRTSVSGIWALGDCNGRGAFTHTSYNDFEIVADNLLENGSRRVSDRIPVSALYIDPPLAQVGLTEKQVRESGRPALIGTRPMTKVGRAVEKGESQGFMKVLVDAESKKILGASILGSGGDEAIHCILSTMYAGAPYSTLSHAVNIHPTVSELIPTMLQSMTPLG comes from the coding sequence ATGAGACAAGACTTCGACGCAATTATTATCGGTGCCGGACAGGCAGGGCCATCGCTGGCAGGTCGACTCACGCAGGCCGGCTGGAAGGTCGCCTTCGTCGAGCGTAAGTTGTTCGGGGGCACCTGCGTTAATGTTGGTTGCACTCCCACGAAGGCTATGGTCGCAAGTGCCCATGCGGCACACATCGCGCGCCGGGGGAACGACTTCGGAGTTGTGCGTCATGAGCCGGTTAGCGTGGACATGAAAAAAGTCCTGGCTCGCAAGAATGCGATCGTAATGAAGTCCAGGACTGGCGTTGAAAGCTGGCTGCGAGGCATGGAGCGATGCACCGTCTTTACAGGAACAGCGCGCTTCGAGTCTCCGAATGAGATTCGGGTTGGCGAGGAAGTGCTTCATGCTAAGAATATTTTTCTGAACGTTGGCGCGAGGCCGGCAGTGCCGAATATGCCCGGCGTTGGCGATGTTCCTTTTCTGACCAGCACGACCATCCTCGATCTTGATGAACTGCCGCAACATCTCATCGTCATCGGAGGTAGCTACGTCGGGTTGGAGTTTGCGCAGATGTATCGCCGCTTCGGTGCTGAGGTAACGGTAGTCGAGCGCAAGTCGCGCCTCGTGCCCAACGAGGATGAAGACATCTCTTCCGGCGTTCGGGAGATCCTGCAGTCCGAGGGGATTCAGCTTCGTCTCGACGCGAACTGTATCCAACTTGAAAACAATGGCGGAGAGGTGGCGGTTGGGCTTGACTGCCTCGAGGGTCATCCTAAGGTCGTAGGAACGCGCATACTTCTTGCCGTTGGAAGGCAGCCAAACACGGACGATCTTGGACTGTCAGCCGCCGGCGTGCAGACCGATGAGCGCGGCTATATCACGGTAGACGACGAACTCCGAACCTCTGTCTCGGGAATCTGGGCGCTCGGAGATTGTAACGGCAGAGGAGCTTTTACACACACCTCTTACAACGACTTTGAGATCGTGGCTGATAATCTTCTCGAGAATGGCTCGCGACGAGTAAGTGACCGCATCCCCGTGAGTGCCCTTTACATTGACCCTCCACTGGCGCAGGTTGGTCTTACCGAAAAGCAGGTGCGCGAAAGTGGGCGCCCCGCTTTGATTGGAACTCGCCCAATGACGAAAGTTGGCCGTGCCGTGGAGAAGGGAGAGTCGCAGGGTTTCATGAAGGTGCTGGTGGATGCAGAGAGCAAGAAAATTCTGGGAGCCTCCATCCTGGGCTCTGGTGGTGACGAAGCTATTCATTGCATCCTGAGCACGATGTACGCGGGTGCCCCGTACAGTACTCTCTCTCACGCGGTTAACATTCATCCTACGGTTTCCGAGCTGATTCCTACGATGCTCCAATCCATGACACCGCTTGGGTGA
- a CDS encoding TonB-dependent receptor, translating into MKLHRLSCALVLLVLIDGAVASAQIAADLKGRVLDPSGAANANAPIELVESSTNLHQSTTTSSSGDYLFIHLNPGSYRVEVKAPGFKSLNREGVTVIVGQTVSLDLTLSPGGDQQTVTVNSDAPLLQAETSNIQTNISGAVVAAIPLNTRNFIQLATLAPGVELPPGTLLPRINGGRPRTNEYIYDGISALQPEPGQVAFFPILDDVAEFTIEANNVPAEFGRFNGGVVNVATRSGSNDIHGSLFEYLRNEDLNARNYFAPAGRKPEYRRNLYGATLGAPILHDRLFFFGDYQGVKQLIGRTLTSTIPTNNERKGIFTGVSKIYNPATTTIVNGKNVRQEFPGDVINIPLDSAAEALLARFPIPTNGNAANNYSRTANDADHQNQFDVRIDGAYGARDHAFGRYTYYNEVEQPVTPLPDGSGLISGAALGTGGVPGLSNVRGQQAVADETHIFSPRLVNNLAGGYTRRSNNIIGPDLSDTASAALGIPGIPTNAAFNNALPLFTFTGFQQLGPSASTFANFQTSVWQIVDTAVYTRGAHAIKAGIDFRWYQLNTVSPPNPTGSFAFTTTGTNQQGVTNSGNSIASFLLGEVDTFQIDLQRAKIRPRDYIEEYFLQDDWEASNRLTLNIGARWTLHHPSTEKNNQGAVFNLATQQLDYVGVDGNSRSARELHYGNVAPRVGFTYLATEKTVIRSGFGIVFIDQSGITTPFTVPQFPFIQSVSQRTQDSVNAAFALSHGPSVAPIPLTPNAGLGQSVYTADRTAGSGYVQQWNLAVQRSVANNLSVEVAYVGSNIIHVGIPDSNLNQLTADQLAQGSSLLTPVTNPYFGQLPPSSSLNTKTIAAAQLIKPYPRFQNVATYRHNSGTTNYNAIEVKAEQRFSGGISFLFAYTHSKLIDDASSVFSSTVLSSPNTSSLIAADTFRPYLERDSSSGDMPNVTSFSGIYDLPAGHNHRFASTGAGNALLGGWSLNTILSLQSGMPVTVTQATNNNSFAGFSLQRPNIIGNPKLPSSQRTPARFFNTATPTNPGAFGTALQFEIGTASRNPVRGPAYRDLDISLIKRTRLVEKADLEFRAEMFNVTNTPEFSQPNGSFGSAAFGTITTTTTDPRVVQFAIRLSR; encoded by the coding sequence ATGAAGCTTCATCGCCTTTCTTGCGCCCTCGTCCTCCTCGTCTTGATAGATGGAGCGGTAGCCTCCGCTCAAATCGCAGCGGATCTGAAGGGCCGCGTTCTCGATCCCTCTGGCGCCGCAAACGCAAATGCGCCGATTGAACTAGTCGAGTCTTCGACAAACCTGCATCAGTCTACGACCACCTCCAGTTCGGGCGATTATCTTTTCATCCATCTCAATCCGGGCTCTTATCGTGTGGAGGTAAAGGCGCCTGGGTTCAAGAGTCTGAATCGTGAGGGCGTCACCGTCATTGTCGGACAGACCGTGAGCCTTGATCTCACGCTGAGTCCTGGAGGCGATCAACAGACTGTGACCGTCAACAGCGATGCTCCTCTCCTTCAGGCGGAGACCAGTAATATTCAAACCAACATCTCTGGCGCCGTTGTGGCGGCAATTCCGCTCAACACACGGAATTTCATTCAATTAGCGACATTGGCTCCGGGTGTCGAACTGCCTCCTGGGACCCTGCTTCCCCGCATTAATGGCGGCCGTCCACGCACCAATGAATACATTTACGACGGCATCTCCGCGCTGCAACCCGAGCCGGGTCAGGTCGCTTTCTTTCCTATCCTCGATGATGTTGCGGAGTTCACCATCGAAGCCAACAACGTGCCTGCGGAGTTTGGCCGTTTCAACGGCGGCGTGGTCAACGTCGCGACCCGGTCGGGCTCCAACGACATACACGGCAGCCTCTTTGAATATCTTCGCAACGAGGATCTTAATGCCCGCAACTATTTCGCACCGGCAGGGCGCAAGCCTGAGTACCGCCGCAACCTTTACGGGGCTACACTCGGGGCGCCCATTCTTCACGACCGCCTCTTTTTCTTTGGCGATTACCAGGGAGTGAAGCAGCTTATCGGCCGCACCCTTACCTCCACAATTCCTACCAACAATGAGCGCAAAGGTATCTTCACTGGCGTCTCAAAGATCTACAACCCAGCGACGACTACCATCGTCAACGGGAAGAACGTTCGGCAGGAGTTTCCCGGAGACGTCATCAACATACCGCTCGACTCCGCTGCCGAAGCCCTCCTTGCACGCTTCCCAATCCCCACCAACGGCAATGCGGCCAACAACTACAGCCGCACGGCGAATGATGCCGATCATCAGAACCAGTTTGATGTCCGCATCGATGGAGCCTACGGAGCTCGCGACCACGCCTTTGGCCGCTACACGTATTACAACGAAGTCGAGCAGCCCGTTACCCCTTTGCCCGATGGCAGTGGTTTGATCAGTGGAGCAGCGCTCGGAACGGGAGGTGTGCCGGGACTTTCAAATGTGCGTGGGCAGCAAGCCGTTGCCGACGAAACCCACATCTTTTCGCCTCGGCTGGTCAACAACCTCGCCGGTGGCTACACTCGCCGCAGCAACAACATCATCGGTCCCGACCTCAGCGACACTGCGTCTGCCGCGCTCGGCATTCCCGGCATCCCCACCAACGCAGCGTTCAATAACGCCCTTCCGCTGTTTACCTTCACTGGCTTCCAGCAGCTTGGTCCTTCAGCGAGCACCTTTGCGAACTTCCAGACCTCGGTTTGGCAGATAGTCGACACGGCTGTCTACACCCGCGGCGCCCATGCCATCAAAGCCGGCATCGACTTTCGCTGGTATCAGCTCAATACAGTATCGCCGCCCAATCCGACGGGCTCCTTCGCCTTCACCACCACCGGAACCAACCAACAAGGCGTAACAAACAGCGGCAACTCCATTGCCAGCTTTCTGCTTGGCGAAGTTGATACCTTCCAAATTGATCTTCAACGGGCCAAGATTCGCCCTCGCGACTATATTGAAGAATATTTTTTACAAGACGACTGGGAAGCTTCCAACCGCTTGACTCTCAACATCGGGGCGCGCTGGACTCTGCATCATCCTTCTACCGAAAAGAATAATCAGGGAGCTGTCTTCAATCTCGCCACCCAACAGCTTGATTATGTCGGCGTCGATGGCAATTCGCGAAGCGCCCGTGAACTCCACTACGGTAATGTTGCTCCGCGGGTGGGATTCACCTATCTCGCGACCGAGAAGACTGTCATCCGTTCTGGCTTCGGAATCGTATTCATTGACCAGTCCGGAATTACGACGCCTTTCACTGTTCCCCAGTTCCCTTTCATTCAGAGCGTATCGCAGAGGACGCAGGACAGCGTGAACGCAGCCTTTGCGCTCTCGCACGGACCTTCCGTTGCCCCCATCCCGCTCACTCCTAACGCCGGTCTTGGCCAGAGCGTGTACACTGCCGATCGCACCGCCGGCTCCGGCTACGTCCAACAGTGGAACCTCGCTGTCCAGCGCTCAGTGGCCAACAATTTGTCCGTTGAAGTTGCATACGTCGGATCCAATATTATTCATGTCGGTATCCCCGATTCGAATCTTAACCAGCTCACGGCCGATCAGCTGGCGCAAGGCTCTTCGTTGTTAACCCCAGTCACAAATCCTTACTTCGGCCAACTCCCCCCATCCAGTTCCCTCAATACGAAGACCATAGCCGCCGCGCAGCTCATCAAGCCCTATCCTCGCTTCCAAAACGTTGCGACGTATCGCCATAACTCGGGAACCACGAACTACAACGCAATTGAGGTCAAGGCCGAACAGCGTTTCTCTGGCGGCATCTCGTTCCTCTTCGCCTATACTCACTCCAAACTCATTGACGATGCGTCTTCTGTCTTCTCCTCTACCGTTCTCTCCTCACCCAACACAAGCTCTCTTATCGCAGCGGACACCTTCCGCCCTTATCTGGAACGCGACTCATCGAGTGGCGATATGCCCAATGTAACTTCGTTCAGCGGCATCTACGATCTGCCGGCTGGTCACAACCACCGCTTCGCCTCGACTGGTGCGGGTAATGCACTGCTCGGAGGTTGGAGCTTGAATACCATCCTGTCGCTGCAGTCTGGGATGCCGGTCACCGTTACGCAGGCCACCAATAACAACTCTTTCGCTGGCTTTTCTCTTCAGCGCCCCAATATTATTGGGAATCCGAAGTTGCCATCCAGCCAACGAACGCCAGCTCGATTTTTCAATACTGCGACACCCACTAATCCGGGGGCCTTCGGTACGGCTCTCCAATTTGAAATTGGCACGGCATCCCGCAACCCAGTGCGCGGGCCTGCGTATCGCGACCTCGATATCTCTCTCATCAAACGGACCCGACTGGTTGAAAAAGCTGACCTTGAGTTCCGCGCCGAGATGTTCAACGTCACGAACACGCCGGAGTTTTCGCAGCCCAATGGCAGCTTTGGTTCCGCTGCGTTCGGCACCATCACAACGACTACAACGGACCCCCGCGTAGTGCAATTCGCGATTCGACTAAGCAGATAG
- a CDS encoding DUF4126 family protein: MFIIVLAFLIGIVSGLRALTAPAAVSWAARLGLLPLQGTPLAFLGYAATPYIFTVLAIGELINDKLPKTPSRKVPPQFIFRVISGAFSGAAVGAARQSLVLGLVAGAVGAVAGTLGGAAVRTKLAEVFGKDLPAALLEDAVAIILAIVVVTRLG, from the coding sequence ATGTTCATCATCGTGCTTGCGTTTTTGATTGGTATCGTCTCCGGGCTCCGCGCTCTGACCGCACCAGCGGCCGTAAGCTGGGCAGCTCGTCTTGGTTTACTGCCGCTTCAAGGCACTCCTCTCGCCTTCTTGGGATACGCGGCTACACCCTACATCTTCACGGTCCTCGCTATCGGTGAGTTGATCAACGACAAACTGCCGAAGACGCCCAGCCGTAAGGTGCCTCCGCAGTTCATCTTCCGTGTCATCAGCGGAGCTTTCTCTGGAGCGGCAGTGGGAGCGGCACGGCAATCGCTGGTGCTCGGCCTTGTCGCCGGCGCCGTAGGTGCGGTCGCAGGTACACTTGGGGGTGCCGCTGTACGCACCAAACTCGCTGAGGTCTTTGGAAAAGATCTCCCTGCTGCTTTGCTTGAGGACGCCGTTGCGATCATACTTGCTATTGTGGTTGTCACAAGACTCGGATGA
- a CDS encoding tetratricopeptide repeat protein, giving the protein MGGIAKEKLGSTQVFSKWAKMQVTRVVRNRRSLAAVRVAYVSLVGVLFLGSVFAFIPRIQAHSDLSQTQQKVTDEATVRKEYADRVSRTYNFAFGKGNISTPGNAAVQGDTFLEPDAFPTADYCGHCHKEAYHQWRQSLHSNSFRTPFYRTSVNILIRTKGIEFSRHCDSCHNPIAVLGGGLTQNSIVDRKFDQDGLTCTTCHSVQKLQSTLGNGGYVMGVPAVLVDEKGVRIPGLVPDSEILAHLDRHSKAVMQTFYRTPEFCSACHKANLPNPLNDYKFIRAFTAYDEWQNSKFSQRNPLTFYQADFTTCQGCHMKRASNALPEPGAKNGTFASHRWTAGNTAVPFYYGFDEQLEKTVEFLKTGNYLNVDLFAIRKANDDKLIAPLGSTAFTLAPGDAVQVMTVIQNKNIGHSLIPEVRDLYEAWVEFVVTDSNGKEIYHSGFIKPDGMLDERAHSFTNRPVNTDGVFVDNHKVWTIHSVAYDNTVQAGRSSLIRYEFRIPPEAKGAVTITARVNYRHLRQSYLNNVFGKDHVAYPIVELASRTRTLNLGENPAGAPDSHDNADWMRWNNLGIAYLDQLQYSDAIQAFSQVIKLRPDYADGYTNIGLTNIEWEKYASARGGLEKALELSPNNARALYYLALVERRAGHSDAEVEDLKKVLAQYPQSRDARRELGISYYQQRRPEEAMEQFEALQAIDPDDLTAHYNLALLYRRAGMKDKAKEQSAKFVTKKIDPGAPTYSLDFLRKHPEISIESVPWHVHKDVSHPEGMSAGGEH; this is encoded by the coding sequence TTGGGCGGTATCGCGAAAGAAAAATTGGGGTCGACGCAGGTGTTTTCCAAGTGGGCCAAAATGCAGGTGACGCGTGTCGTTCGCAATCGACGGAGCCTGGCTGCCGTAAGGGTGGCGTACGTCAGTTTAGTTGGAGTGCTCTTCCTGGGAAGTGTTTTTGCGTTTATTCCTCGTATTCAAGCACACTCAGATCTAAGTCAGACACAACAAAAAGTCACCGACGAAGCTACAGTTCGCAAAGAGTATGCTGACAGGGTTAGCAGAACCTACAATTTTGCCTTTGGAAAAGGAAATATTTCAACGCCTGGAAATGCTGCCGTACAGGGTGACACCTTCCTGGAGCCAGACGCGTTTCCCACGGCCGACTACTGCGGTCACTGTCACAAAGAGGCGTACCACCAATGGCGGCAGTCGCTGCACTCGAACTCATTTCGAACGCCCTTTTATCGCACCAGCGTCAATATCCTCATAAGAACCAAGGGGATTGAGTTCTCACGCCACTGCGACAGCTGTCATAATCCGATCGCTGTGCTGGGCGGAGGACTGACGCAAAACTCGATCGTCGACCGCAAATTTGATCAGGACGGACTGACCTGTACAACGTGCCATTCCGTGCAGAAGCTACAGTCGACGCTTGGCAATGGTGGCTATGTCATGGGAGTACCCGCTGTTCTGGTTGACGAAAAGGGAGTCCGCATTCCGGGACTGGTGCCGGATTCAGAGATATTGGCTCACCTCGACAGGCATTCCAAGGCGGTGATGCAGACCTTCTACCGTACGCCCGAATTTTGCTCCGCCTGTCACAAAGCCAACTTGCCGAACCCGCTGAATGATTACAAATTCATTCGCGCGTTTACCGCATACGATGAGTGGCAAAACTCGAAGTTCTCACAGCGAAATCCTCTAACGTTTTATCAAGCTGATTTCACTACCTGTCAGGGCTGTCACATGAAGCGCGCATCGAATGCTCTGCCCGAGCCCGGAGCGAAAAACGGCACGTTCGCCTCGCACCGCTGGACTGCAGGCAACACCGCCGTTCCTTTCTACTATGGATTTGATGAGCAGTTGGAGAAGACGGTCGAATTCTTGAAGACAGGCAACTATCTAAACGTCGATCTATTTGCAATTCGCAAGGCGAACGACGACAAGCTGATCGCCCCCTTGGGTTCGACCGCGTTCACTCTTGCTCCGGGTGATGCAGTGCAGGTGATGACCGTTATTCAAAATAAAAACATAGGCCATTCCCTGATCCCCGAAGTTCGCGACCTGTATGAGGCGTGGGTGGAGTTTGTAGTCACCGACTCTAACGGGAAGGAGATCTATCACAGCGGCTTCATCAAGCCGGATGGAATGCTCGACGAGCGGGCGCATAGCTTTACCAACCGTCCCGTCAACACGGACGGGGTGTTTGTCGACAACCATAAGGTATGGACCATCCACTCTGTTGCTTATGACAACACCGTTCAGGCAGGCAGATCTTCGCTCATCCGCTACGAGTTCCGCATTCCTCCCGAGGCGAAAGGTGCGGTAACAATAACTGCCAGGGTCAACTATCGACATCTCCGGCAGAGCTATCTCAATAATGTATTCGGGAAGGATCACGTTGCGTATCCAATCGTCGAGCTAGCTTCGCGCACCCGCACACTGAACCTCGGAGAGAATCCTGCAGGCGCACCTGACTCTCACGATAACGCTGATTGGATGCGGTGGAATAACCTCGGCATCGCCTATCTCGATCAGCTGCAGTACAGTGACGCAATCCAGGCCTTCTCCCAAGTGATCAAGTTGCGTCCTGACTATGCGGACGGCTACACCAATATTGGCTTGACGAATATCGAATGGGAAAAATATGCCTCAGCGCGTGGGGGTCTTGAAAAAGCTCTGGAGCTAAGTCCCAACAATGCGCGTGCGCTCTATTATCTTGCACTAGTAGAACGGCGAGCGGGGCATTCCGACGCTGAAGTGGAAGATCTGAAAAAAGTCCTGGCGCAATATCCCCAATCGCGCGATGCTCGTCGCGAGCTCGGGATCTCATACTACCAACAGCGCAGACCTGAGGAAGCGATGGAGCAGTTTGAAGCGTTGCAAGCGATCGATCCTGACGACCTGACTGCGCACTACAACCTTGCACTGCTCTATCGTCGCGCCGGGATGAAGGATAAAGCCAAGGAGCAATCCGCGAAGTTTGTCACGAAGAAGATCGATCCCGGCGCTCCTACCTATTCCCTGGATTTTCTGCGCAAGCATCCAGAGATCTCAATCGAGAGCGTGCCATGGCACGTACATAAGGATGTATCGCATCCCGAAGGTATGAGTGCTGGGGGAGAGCACTAA
- a CDS encoding tetratricopeptide repeat protein — protein MIPLCFICCAGLSLIPYAEAQRDLGSGASVSTDSAEHSLSPTEEAQRLISRGQLSEAEARLSSLATQQPEPAGVERMRGMIHYQRNDFAGANSAFEKAILQDGNDLLAIQMRGVTLYRMGQSAAAIPFLERANSPIASVNADGTYVLAVCYLEVRRYDDARRIFAQQYKIPSDSAASYLFLGRMLLRRNYPAESEQMARKALQIEPGLPLAHLLLGQLALSRSNAAGAVVEFEAERTINPMDGEVYERLGDAYLRALRYEDAQQALNCALLLEPNSTGPYILLGQVLLKRDDALTALNYLLRAEHMDSSNHIIHLLLGQAFHALGRKEDATREYKIAENIQNAVENQR, from the coding sequence TTGATTCCGCTTTGCTTTATTTGCTGCGCGGGATTATCTCTGATCCCTTATGCGGAGGCCCAGCGTGACCTCGGCTCCGGAGCATCTGTTTCAACTGATTCAGCCGAGCATAGTCTGAGTCCAACGGAGGAAGCACAGCGGTTAATCTCCCGTGGACAGTTGAGTGAAGCCGAGGCCCGCTTGAGCTCCTTGGCAACACAGCAGCCGGAGCCAGCGGGAGTAGAGCGTATGCGCGGGATGATTCATTACCAACGCAACGACTTTGCAGGGGCGAATTCAGCCTTCGAAAAAGCCATACTTCAGGATGGCAATGATCTGCTGGCAATACAGATGCGCGGTGTGACGCTATATCGCATGGGGCAATCGGCCGCAGCGATTCCTTTCCTCGAACGAGCGAACAGCCCAATCGCTAGCGTGAACGCCGATGGGACCTATGTTTTGGCGGTATGTTATCTCGAGGTGCGCCGATACGATGATGCGCGCCGCATCTTTGCCCAGCAGTATAAAATTCCGTCTGACTCAGCAGCATCTTATTTATTCCTGGGACGTATGCTGCTCCGCCGCAACTACCCCGCCGAGTCCGAGCAGATGGCACGCAAAGCGCTCCAAATCGAACCAGGACTACCTTTGGCTCATCTGCTCTTGGGGCAGCTTGCCCTGTCACGCTCAAACGCCGCTGGAGCTGTCGTCGAGTTTGAAGCCGAACGGACAATCAACCCAATGGATGGTGAGGTGTATGAGCGTCTGGGCGACGCATACCTGCGAGCTCTGCGATACGAAGATGCGCAGCAGGCGTTGAACTGCGCGCTTCTACTGGAGCCAAATTCAACTGGACCTTATATTCTGCTCGGACAAGTTTTGTTGAAACGTGATGACGCCTTAACGGCGCTTAACTATCTGTTGCGCGCAGAACATATGGATTCCAGCAATCACATCATCCACTTGTTGCTGGGGCAGGCCTTCCATGCCTTAGGCCGCAAGGAAGACGCAACACGTGAATACAAGATCGCTGAGAACATCCAAAACGCTGTCGAAAACCAAAGATAG
- a CDS encoding TOBE domain-containing protein yields the protein MPTTRQLLTPREASRMLGVSYPTIKQWILNGKLKTVQTPGGHHRLSEAALKPFLTKDQMKPAAESRQRYRRVSGRNQLAGKVVSIQIEGLLAEVVLSIGDAHVTAIITASAVRELQLKKGDLAAALIKSTDVMIERLDDPS from the coding sequence ATGCCGACTACCCGCCAATTGCTGACGCCTCGAGAAGCATCTCGCATGCTGGGTGTCAGCTACCCGACGATCAAACAATGGATCTTGAACGGGAAGTTGAAGACCGTTCAGACTCCCGGTGGGCACCATCGATTGTCAGAGGCGGCTTTGAAGCCTTTTCTGACTAAAGACCAGATGAAGCCTGCGGCCGAATCACGTCAGCGCTATCGACGGGTCAGCGGTAGAAATCAACTTGCAGGCAAAGTTGTGAGCATCCAGATAGAAGGCCTTCTTGCCGAGGTTGTTCTTTCTATAGGAGACGCGCACGTGACTGCAATCATCACGGCTAGCGCGGTTCGCGAGCTTCAGTTGAAAAAAGGGGATCTTGCGGCTGCTCTCATTAAGTCGACTGACGTAATGATTGAGCGCCTCGACGATCCCTCGTAA
- a CDS encoding nuclear transport factor 2 family protein, which produces MSSESTVALVPPFTQETAILKVRKAEDGWNSRDPEKVCLAYTLDSKWRNRSEFVNGREQIVQFLTRKWQKELDYRLIKELWAFGGSRIAVRFAYESHDASGQWYRSYGNENWEFDKDGVMHHRYACINDLPINESERLFHWPLGRRPDEHPGLTELGL; this is translated from the coding sequence ATGAGCAGTGAATCGACAGTCGCGCTCGTCCCGCCGTTCACGCAGGAGACGGCAATCCTTAAAGTTCGCAAGGCCGAGGACGGCTGGAACTCGCGCGATCCTGAAAAGGTCTGCCTCGCTTATACGCTCGATAGCAAGTGGCGCAATCGCTCCGAGTTCGTCAACGGGCGAGAGCAGATCGTTCAGTTTCTCACTCGCAAATGGCAAAAAGAACTGGATTACCGGCTCATCAAGGAGTTATGGGCCTTTGGGGGCTCCCGCATCGCAGTCCGCTTTGCCTACGAGTCGCATGACGCATCTGGACAGTGGTACCGCTCTTACGGCAACGAAAACTGGGAGTTCGACAAAGACGGGGTGATGCATCATCGCTATGCCTGCATCAACGATCTACCCATTAATGAGAGCGAGCGACTCTTTCATTGGCCGCTCGGCCGGCGTCCCGACGAGCACCCTGGCCTTACGGAACTCGGACTCTAA